ATACATGTCAGGTCATACATGTGTgaagtatattttttataatattgaaGTAAAATAAGTTAATACTCTccagagaaaataataaatcctGAGTGCTCATGAATCATGGAACGCAAATGGCAGAtacaaaatgtgttatttcatGTACTTTCTGTGTATCTAAATTtgccttttctctgtgtgttaaGTATTCGTAACAGATTTCTCACGCTGAGTTTTCAGTGGTAATCTGGCTGTAGGATCTAgtgttgtttggttttgggCAGATAACTGCTGTTGCAACcgtaaaaatgaaatacaggTACCTTGCAAAACGTCTTGGATAATTACATGATTTGGTCTTTCAGACATTCTGCAAATGTCTTCTCTTTGTCATTTGAAGAATTCAAATTCCTATTTTTGATAGCGATTGCAACGTGTGCCATTTTAACACCTCTTCACCCTGGGCTTAGTACCTTTGGTTGGGGAGATTAACAAAATGCtacaaaaaatgagtaaaatatgcacaaaaatagagaccatttttatgtaattttaatgtttgcagTTACCTCATACACCGTACAttccaaaatgaaaatttgttaTACTATACATACTACCAGACatatcactttaaaatgttCGTTATGGGAAAAATGTATAATCATAGATATGTATCTAAAGTGTATCTGTATAGCCATGATATCTACAAAGGATCCATGCACAATAAAAGATTTATAATTCTTAATCATGTTTGCAGTTTGGGCATATGCTTGTCTTTGGATTGTCCATTAATGTTTAAGTAGTTATTAAgtaattaatcaagaaaaacactaaacatTCACTTATTCCAGATGTGAGGATTtggtgcttgtttttttatcattgcaaatttaactttttttttttttagtttttggactcttggtcagacaaaacaacaacatgcctCAGGCTCTGGGAAACTGTCATGGgcatttttcctgatttttagattatttataGCCTTTAAAAGAGTATTTAATTTCCCAATTACCATTTTTTCATCAATCGCTTATCCTGTGTTGGATTGCATATGTtaagattactttttttctgcatgcctccacagtaaaCAAATAATCCACAATGGAACATTTTGGATGAATATAAGTGACTGGTGActatgtttaacaacagcaaaattgtattaaatgtgtttacaaACTAGCGCACAACTTGTACATAGATAAGTTTCgctttcttttcaatttttaaaaggtttttagcaaaaatgcctgtatttgggaagtactgagcaaacGACTGGATAAAATTTTCTAATTACTCTGTCTCAGTTCTGGGAGAGTTTGTAGACAGATGTCTTgaaatagttttgctgtttctaAATGTCGACTGTTTTTctccaattcatcaagaattgtCTGTTCATAGATTCTGTTTtcactgatatacaaatggttatGTGGGGGGACAATAGATTatcaaattatgaaaataatagcAAGTTGCAGCTTTAATAGCAACAGTACTTGCCTCAGCTGCTTCTTGCTAACCTACTCAGGTGAAATGTAGAAAGTCTCTACAAAgtcggaaaaaaaacaaaaaacaagaagggATCACAGGGTCTCAGGTGGTAGGTGGTAAGTGCAATAATACACACGttttgatttagaaaaaaaaatgaacaaggaTACTTCGCACCATGATGAGCTCATGCTTTGTTCATTATAAGCCTCATCCAACGAAGACATAGGGATGTGGGTAAAGAAATTTAATCTATGAATATATAAAATTTAAtctatattaatttattttagtttaacaaagggacattaaaacaaaaaagtgtacCAGCACAAATCAGATGAGCTCAAGGATTAACTGTCTATACATCGTCTTTAGACTGAAAGTAAATGAAAGCagtagttttgttttattaagaaAACCTACTTTGCTGCAATACCACCATTGTATTTTCACAGAAGATGATGAAGAAAGAGTTGCAACTACATCTTTCTAAACCAACGGAAATTGCTTCTATCCTTTTCTTGCGGGTCGACTACCCGTTTACCTCCTCTTATTTCATTCTGTCTCTCAAGACAAAAGCATTTCGAAGAATATTATCAGATACTAATCAAAGAATCAGAATTCTAATCCTAATAATATTTACAGATATCTCTTCCACCTGGCCTTCATTTTGTTGCGACTTCAGAGTTCAGTGCTGCTGCTACACCTCACAGtagtgtgcgtgtgcgtgtgcgtgtgcacacgcgcacacacgcgctTCTGAAGTAAGATAGAGGAGCTCCTGTACAAGCACACCTAAGTGGTGTAAGCAGGAGAGCCGTGATTAATGAGGGTGACAGACTGGAAACCTACTTTGAACAAAGAGCAAACAAGCTTTCCCTGTTGTGTTGCTTTGACATGAGTAAACAATGACAGAGGAGGCATCACATTCCTGCTTACCCTCTGAGGTCCGAGCAGTGCATCCGCCATGGATCAGCACAGTGTAAACACACTCCTGTTAGGTTCATTTAGATATAATAGACACTGTGGCTCTTGACCAACAGAGCACACTGCTTGCGATCCAGCAGGTCATCCAGGCTTTGATGACTAATGCTTCTTTGGACACAAAATAGGAAAACCTGTAGATCAGGATCTGGAAAAACATCTCTGTCCTTGGTCATAACATAGACCTTTTACTTGTAGTTTACGCACTAGTTGAGAGATGCAATTCTTTGAAAAAGTAAGGACAGATCAAGTCACACAGACGCAAGATTGTCATGTTGATCTGCAGGGCTTGCAGCACTCAAAAACTTTGACTTAAAACATCTTAATTTGTGGATTAGGTGCTCAAAGGCTCAGTTGGTGGAGTGGGTGCCCCATGTGTGGAGGCTGCGCCTCGTCGCAGCAGTGGATTCTGTTCCTGCCTCTGCCCATCTTGCATGTTGTtccttctctctccatctttcacGCTTAGGCTTTCCTGTCTAATGAAGGCAAAAAGCTCCccaaaaatattctttaaaataaataaataagttatgCATTAGTGGGATGTAATGTCAAAATCACTGTAAAATGACTTGTTGGAGGTCACTCTAAATTAAATGTTGATTTCTGATATTAAGTGTAAGAGCTCATACATTTCACAAATCAACAAATCTAGCCAgatttgtgtttgcttttgacctttttctgcCCTTACTGACTAAACTTTATGTAAATTCTTAAAATAGCATTCCTCTTAAATCAGCATTGTTGAAATTTGGTTTATTATCACAAGCCTGATGGGTGACTTGAGGgtgaagaggaagagatgagCTGGTGGGTGTGGTGAGTGATGAAGCCAAGCGGAGAGACAGATGGGGCTGGCGGACAATTAAGCGAACACAGAACTAATTTTTCAGTGATGAATTCCAGGCAGCTTGGGAAACACACTGGGATTTCAGTGATTGATGCATTAATTAATAAAGGTATATCCCTcttttcataaatgtttttcatgaatttatGCTCAATTCATATTACTATGATTCTCAATCTGCATTTATTCTCCCAGAAGGAGCAGCagtggtggtgggggtggggtggggggtgggggttccCCAAATCTTATTCCCCTCCATCTTATGCCCTTTTACCGTCATCCGCCCCGTCATCATTTGATTACAAAGATTACTTAGacacgcagcagcagcagcagcagcagcagcagcagcaacagacaATCTCCCTTTTGCTCCCTGACTCCTCGGGTTACTGTGGAGGAGGTGCTCCTTTCTTCGTCTTTCACCAGAGCTCGACTTGTTTCTGAGCATCTAGGACCGGCTTTGCCACTTTGCCAGTCTCTAccactgttgctgctgctctccATCAATACACAGTAACACCACAAAGGCCGAGAAAAAGTTACTGAAGGTTGGAAAAACCAGCTCAGTTTTTAAGGTAAagtcaacagcaaaactttcTTTTATATCTGCTTTTAGTATTGAAGTTAGCATTGCTTTTGCATGTGTTAGCCCTTTTACAAGGagcttttactttattttgaagctaataatttcagaaatcatgttgtgtttcacattttccaggcaaTTAGACATTTGGATTGTGTCATTAAGTATGAATTTATCAATGTCAGAGTTTACATTATTGCTACAAATCATAACATTAACTTGTAATTTTTaggaaactgagaaaaagttaTTGCAGACTATGTTCACTGTTCTGAATTACTTATTGTAACAGGTGTTCATAATGTACATTAATAGAAAACAACAGTTGCATggaattaaaacaaacacttaaaaaaatctctgcatAATAATCTACATAATCTGCAACTACCTGagataaaacctgaaaaaacacaGGTATCATCTTCTAATGGTCTATTTTTATCTCCTCAGCTACCTATTGAGTCTTGATTTTACACTTTTGCTGTGTCAGCACGTAGCAGAGGTTGGCATGCCCTGGACCAGACCCCAGGTGGACCTTCATGCTGCTGGAGCAGAGGCCATGGACCAGTACAACATAGACGACCACCACTATGAGGGCTCCCTGTTCCCCACCTCCATCCTCATCCCCGTTACTGTCATCTGCATCCTTATCTTCATCATCGGCGTGACAGGCAACACCATGACCATCCTCATCATCCAGCACTTCAAGGACATGAAGACCACCACCAACCTCTACCTGTCCAGCATGGCGGTGTCTGACCTCATCATCTTCCTCTGCCTGCCCTTCGACCTCTGCCGCCTGTGGAAGTACGTGCCCTGGCTGTTTGGGGAGGTGGTGTGCCACTTCTATCACTACATCTTCGAGGGCTGCACCTCAGCAACCATCCTTCACATCACGGCCCTGAGCATCGAGCGCTACCTGGCCATCAGCTTCCCACTCAGAAGCAAGGTGGTGATGACCAGACGCAGGGTGCAGTACATCATCCTCATCCTTTGGGGTTTTGCTCTGGTTTCCGCCGCTCCCACACTCTTCCTGGTTGGAGTGGAGTATGACAATGACACACACCCGGACTACAATACAGGGCAGTGCAAGCACACCAGCTATGCCATAAGCTCCGGGAAGCTGCATATCATGCTCTGGGTGTCCACCACATACTTTTTCTTCCCTATGCTCTGCCTCATCTTCCTCTACGGCTCCATTGGGTGCAAGTTGTGGAATAGCAAGAATGACCTGCAAGGCCCCTGTGCTTTGGCCCGTGAAAGGTCACACAGGCAAACAGTCAAGATCTTGGGTGAGTGTAGACAGATATATGTTTCTTCAGTGCTTTTGAAAacctttatttgcttttttttatttcatttttttatttgtttcagtcaTGTTAATGCACAACAATCAGATTTGCACTCAAAACAAGTCTAATACACTTTCCATGACCGAAAAGGAgcagggagaaagaaaaatcGTATTTTTCCTGCCCCTTTCGcaaaacatatataaacaaaagaaatatgaGGTCTGTCAATTACAGTTAGTTAAAAACCAACACTTGCAGTTATCtcagaaagaaaatcaagacCCATACACCATAAGTCACCTTCAACAATGGGACAGATTCTACCTGACAACCTCAAATAGTCTAATTATTTTGTCttcttaaactaaaaaaataaaaaaataaaatacagcacttttaataattctgtagaGAATTCATGATTTGACACCAACCAATGAAATGTGCATCTGCTTCAATGTAGTCCGTGAGAACAGGTGCTTTAAATGAATTTTCCTTATGTGTTTGTCGtcctctgaaataaaaacagctttataaaaacaagcatttttactTTGGCAACTTTTCATtggcaaaaaactaaaaagagaaGACAATTTAAACTTCGGATTGACAGCTTTTAAAACTCTCcttgaagtaaaaaaagaagctcAAACCAAAAATCCACAGGCAATCTTCCTTTcattaagcaaaaaaacagttgtgtgtgctgttgtgtgtgttgccatagcaaattaaaattttgtttccATATAACAACTGTGATTTCTACTCCATTTAATAACTTAAATAGTTTCACCTATTCTGTTAAATATAGCCCCAGCTCGAGCTCCaggacattttgttgtttttatcctgCAAGTCTTAAGATAGCGGGCGCCATGTGTGTTGTTGCTGGTTAATTATTCTGTTTTGTCTGAAGCTAATCATGTCCTGCCACTGCACATATTGATTGGCTTAATTCGCAGCTCTGGCATATTGTGCAGGAAACCCTGTTTTACAGTGAAGGACTGTGGTCAGGCCAATCTGCATTAcccaaatatttaatcatgatGCAGCCATTAGGATATCAATGCTGTTCATTAGctgaacacacactgcacagagCTCATCTTGTCAGACTTGCTGCCATTTGTATCCACAGTTGTTCAATCCCAAATTGGATTGTCATCAGAGGCGTCCATAAATCAACCATAATGGAAATTTACATGCTCCCACAGTCCCCTTTAATCTGCCGATGTGACACATCTTAGGAGTCATTTGACGATCGCTGCTCTCACATGGCAAGACATGATCAGTTCTGGACAAAACTGTGGCATCTGTTTGCTCCGCTCATTGTGAACCCACAATAAAGATCCTCAGTTTATTAGCTGTTATTGTGCTTTCACAATTAATTAGGCGTTCGTGGGCCAAATTTACCTCTCTCTTACTTATTGAAGTGACATTTATTATCCTTACTGAAATTACTGCCCCAATCAGACaggcagtcagtcagtcattttctgtaaccgcttgtcctcgtaagggtcgcgggggggggggctgtcatcgggcggaaggcagGGTATACCCTGGataggtcgccagactatcgcagggccccCAATCGGACAAATGGATGGTAATTTTATCTGCAGCGGCTTCTTGATCAATACCAGTGACTATGTGATTACCTCACCCAGCactgaaatgtatgtttttcgAAACTAAAtaagtctttgtttttctttgaatttgtgaCTTGTTTTCTCCCCAGTGATGCTTCTGCTGCATATGCCCTAATTAGCCCCCGTACATGTAATGTGAAAAAGTGACTTCACTGTTACTAAAGGGAACAAGTGAGGTCGTGTTCAAGCCTGTGCGTGCTCGTGTGTGGGCTTTCAGAGAAGTTCTTTTGATTTGAATTTCTGCTGGTCATTAGTAAATGTCAAGGGTTACTATAGATCATATAGATCACgagttacttaaaaaaacaactttcttaATCTCCCTCTTATTATAAACAAGCTGCAATATGAGTACACACGTTAAATTAGAATAATATTGGTCATTTCACATGTGaaatttatgtgtattttgtttgaGGATAGGGCtctgttgaaaaaatagttCTATAAGAAACATGATGTGTTGTTGCTAGAAAGATGCAGTATATTAAATCCGATAAAACCACCCCCCACATTCCTAATGAAGAGATTAGTGATAGTGTTTATGAAAATCTTATTAAATTTACAactaagaatgtttttttttcttaatggtATCATATACAGTCTTATTAAGgattatttaaatctttggaCAAAGCAGTTAAAGAAGGTGAATTAgtgtgttttccaaaatgtaaaactattgattaaggtccagtgtgtaagatttagggggatttagtggcatctataGTAGCATTCAGGATTATAGATTGCAATAAACTGAAACTTCTGATTCCTGGTTAGGAATCCTTAAGTTTTCATtcttcaggaggtttttactaaGAGCTGctgaggtctctttctctccaaaagggattaaaacaacaaaaactctgaataaagcagtttcatattataaatcagtgtttgccagacactgtttggcatgtcgcAGATGGACTGCTagtccagcacctgctaatctgtgctcacatttttttctctgatagattaagatccagacgtttaggcttttaccaggagctgaattatttgCAGAGGTTTCAAACGGACTCTGTAAATTTAAAGtggtaaaacactgaattaagcagtttaacatttaaaaaaatagtgtttatcCAGCTCTGCTTGTCACAAAGGGTCTTCAACTATGGCTGTTgactcaaaaacatgaatgaccCTATCTAGAGCAATCATTTAGTTTGTTCATTGTTAGTTTGTTCATTGTTCATTCTCgcctactgtagaaacatggcggtgcaataTGAAAAACTCTGTGGATCAGGATctactccctatgtagatacgACTCGttcaaagtaacaaaaacacaattcttattttcaggtgatacaCTCAAGAA
The DNA window shown above is from Plectropomus leopardus isolate mb chromosome 5, YSFRI_Pleo_2.0, whole genome shotgun sequence and carries:
- the mlnr gene encoding growth hormone secretagogue receptor type 1 translates to MPWTRPQVDLHAAGAEAMDQYNIDDHHYEGSLFPTSILIPVTVICILIFIIGVTGNTMTILIIQHFKDMKTTTNLYLSSMAVSDLIIFLCLPFDLCRLWKYVPWLFGEVVCHFYHYIFEGCTSATILHITALSIERYLAISFPLRSKVVMTRRRVQYIILILWGFALVSAAPTLFLVGVEYDNDTHPDYNTGQCKHTSYAISSGKLHIMLWVSTTYFFFPMLCLIFLYGSIGCKLWNSKNDLQGPCALARERSHRQTVKILVVVVLAFIICWLPYHIGRNLFAQVDDYDMAMLSQNFNMASMVLCYLSASINPVVYNLMSRKYRAAAKRLFLLHQRPRQAHRGQRQLCIIDHISTLNESLTGV